The Vicia villosa cultivar HV-30 ecotype Madison, WI linkage group LG1, Vvil1.0, whole genome shotgun sequence genome includes a region encoding these proteins:
- the LOC131644852 gene encoding U-box domain-containing protein 17-like, whose product MASGAIFSSLRRRRSPTLEAFLAPVDLSDVALVQTLVTVVNELVSCFSKCSFFFQRKNTRSLIRKVEVFQLLLEYLNDSGCKGGKGCNLPPTALLCLKELYLLLYRSKILLDYCAQSSKLWLLLQNHSISGHFHDLNQEISTLLDVFPVREVGLSKDVREQVELLLKQSRRAKLFIDIGDDALRIRFFEFLDEFENGRIPESDELRWFYVEKLRIGDAGCCRSEIEALEEQIVNHEGDIEPTISVLKGLVAMTRYCRFLIFGFEVDEVDLEIGNQKKPKMGLITQEIAETFLTVPKDFCCPISLDLMKDPVIISTGQTYDRSSISRWMDEGHTTCPKTGQTLAHTRLVSNRALRNLIVQWCNAHGVPLDPPEVMDAMGEVFGSASPTKAALEANRATANLLIQQLANGSQSGKTIAAREIRLLAKTGKENRAFLAEAGAIPYLRNLLSTPNSVAQENSVTALLNLSIYDKNKSRIMDETGCLGSIVDVLRFGHTTEARENAAATLFSLSAVHDYKKIIADETGAVEALAGLLQNGTPRGKKDAVTALFNLSTHTENCVRMIEAGAVTALVEALGYEGVAEEAAGSLALIVRQPFGAKAVVKQEEAVAGLIGMMRCGTPRGKENAVAALLELCRSGGSAATEMVVKAPALAGLLQTLLFTGTKRARRKAASLARVFQRCEIASLHYGGLGVGYAYASNSAQTRDTSFAAGDVSVPMSISVPVL is encoded by the coding sequence ATGGCTTCAGGTGCAATTTTCTCGTCGCTGCGGCGGCGAAGATCGCCGACGTTGGAAGCTTTTCTTGCTCCGGTTGACTTAAGCGACGTCGCTTTGGTTCAAACTCTTGTTACGGTGGTGAACGAGCTTGTTTCTTGTTTCTCGAAGTGTTCGTTTTTCTTCCAGAGGAAGAACACGCGGTCTCTGATTAGAAAGGTTGAGGTTTTTCAGTTGCTTTTGGAGTATTTGAATGATTCCGGTTGTAAGGGTGGTAAGGGTTGTAATCTTCCGCCTACGGCTTTGCTTTGTTTGAAGGAGCTTTATTTGTTGCTGTATAGGTCGAAGATTCTTCTTGATTACTGCGCGCAATCGAGTAAGTTGTGGCTTTTGCTTCAGAATCATTCGATTTCGGGGCATTTTCATGATTTGAATCAGGAGATTTCGACTCTTTTGGATGTTTTTCCTGTTAGGGAGGTTGGTTTGAGTAAGGATGTTAGGGAGCAGGTTGAGCTTTTGTTGAAGCAATCGAGGAGGGCTAAGTTGTTTATTGATATTGGAGATGATGCGCTTAGGATTCGATTTTTTGAGTTTCTTGATGAGTTTGAGAATGGGAGGATTCCGGAATCGGATGAATTGCGGTGGTTTTATGTTGAGAAGTTGCGGATTGGTGATGCTGGTTGTTGTAGAAGTGAAATTGAGGCTTTGGAGGAGCAGATTGTTAACCATGAGGGGGATATTGAGCCGACGATTTCTGTGCTTAAAGGGTTGGTGGCTATGACGCGGTATTGTaggtttttgatttttggttttgAGGTAGATGAAGTTGATTTGGAAATTGGAAATCAGAAGAAGCCGAAGATGGGTTTGATTACTCAAGAAATTGCGGAAACGTTTTTAACTGTTCCTAAGGATTTTTGTTGTCCGATATCGTTGGATTTGATGAAAGACCCGGTGATTATTTCCACGGGTCAAACTTATGATAGGAGTTCCATTTCTAGGTGGATGGATGAAGGGCATACAACTTGTCCAAAAACAGGTCAAACACTTGCTCACACTCGTCTTGTCTCAAATCGTGCCTTGAGGAATTTGATTGTGCAGTGGTGCAATGCTCATGGAGTTCCTCTTGATCCACCGGAGGTGATGGATGCGATGGGTGAAGTTTTTGGATCTGCATCTCCCACCAAAGCTGCCCTTGAAGCAAATAGAGCTACTGCCAATCTTCTCATTCAACAGCTAGCTAATGGATCGCAATCCGGGAAGACTATAGCTGCTCGGGAGATTCGATTGCTTGCGAAAACAGGCAAAGAAAATCGCGCCTTCCTTGCAGAAGCGGGGGCAATTCCTTATCTCCGGAACTTACTTTCGACGCCTAATTCTGTTGCTCAGGAGAATTCAGTTACTGCATTGCTCAACCTATCCATTTACGACAAGAACAAAAGCAGGATCATGGACGAGACAGGTTGTCTTGGATCAATTGTTGATGTGTTGAGATTTGGGCATACAACAGAAGCAAGGGAAAATGCTGCTGCAACATTGTTCAGCCTATCAGCTGTTCATGACTATAAGAAGATAATTGCAGACGAGACTGGAGCCGTTGAAGCCTTAGCAGGGCTGTTGCAAAACGGGACTCCTAGAGGAAAGAAGGATGCAGTGACAGCTTTGTTCAATCTTTCCACACACACCGAGAATTGTGTTAGAATGATCGAGGCAGGAGCAGTAACAGCTCTAGTCGAAGCTTTGGGTTACGAAGGAGTTGCCGAGGAAGCAGCAGGTTCCCTGGCCTTGATTGTTCGGCAGCCCTTTGGAGCCAAAGCCGTAGTCAAGCAGGAAGAAGCCGTAGCAGGATTAATAGGAATGATGCGATGTGGAACGCCGAGGGGCAAGGAAAACGCAGTTGCAGCATTACTCGAGTTATGTCGGAGTGGAGGTTCAGCTGCAACCGAAATGGTGGTTAAGGCACCAGCTTTGGCTGGATTACTTCAAACCCTATTATTTACCGGAACAAAGCGTGCTAGACGAAAAGCCGCATCACTCGCGAGAGTGTTTCAGAGATGCGAAATTGCATCTCTACATTATGGTGGATTAGGTGTAGGCTATGCATATGCTAG